Proteins co-encoded in one Brassica oleracea var. oleracea cultivar TO1000 chromosome C4, BOL, whole genome shotgun sequence genomic window:
- the LOC106338272 gene encoding uncharacterized protein LOC106338272 — translation MAVSTWPDISHLSILRPELINVLRILVDNGSSDNIIFQAAYKDLMLEESALTRRITPLIGFSGKVMQTAGEVTLPHDPGTALDSWHGSRTFDSSPVGEIPYTLGHKRNQRRPRVFPLWLPDYFEGKDQGLIAITEQTFGSSHRGTGGQRNGRRAIDRRGSDPTSQDMPGIDPEIIMHNLHVDPLHQPVRQKRRNFASERDGTINDEVKSLLGAGFIRKVQYLEWLDNVVVVKKKNEKWRVCIDFTDPNKSCPKDPFHLPHIDKLATPQPGIS, via the exons ATGGCAGTGTCCACGTGGCCAGACATCTCTCACCTCTCCATCTTAAGGCCGGAGCTGATCAACGTTCTGAG GATACTGGTAGATAATGGAAGCTCCGACAACATTATCTTTCAGGCCGCATACAAGGATCTGATGCTGGAGGAAAGCGCTCTAACTCGGAGGATAACCCCACTCATAGGATTCAGCGGCAAAGTCATGCAGACTGCCGGAGAGGTGACCCTCCCG CATGATCCTGGGACGGCCCTGGATTCATGGCATGGGAGCCGTACCTTCGACTCTTCACCAGTTGGTGAAATTCCCTACACCCTAGGGCATAAGAGAAATCAGAGGAGGCCAAGAGTATTCCCGCTCTGGCTACCAGACTACTTTGAAGGGAAAGACCAAGGTCTTATAGCAATTACAGAGCAAACCTTCGGCTCATCACACCGCGGAACCGGAGGTCAAAGAAATGGACGGCGTGCCATTGATCGAAGGGGATCAGACCCGACATCTCAAG ACATGCCTGGGATCGATCCGGAGATCATCATGCACAACCTGCATGTGGATCCCCTACATCAACCCGTCAGACAAAAGAGGAGAAATTTTGCCTCCGAAAGGGACGGAACCATCAACGATGAGGTTAAAAGCCTGCTCGGCGCAGGGTTCATTCGCAAGGTACAGTATCTGGAATGGCTAGATAATGTGGTCGTAGTCAAAAAGAAGAACGAGAAGTGGAGAGTCTGCATAGACTTCACAGACCCCAACAAGTCCTGCCCGAAGGACCCCTTTCATTTGCCTCACATCGACAAGCTGGCGACGCCACAACCGGGCATCAGCTGA